A DNA window from Phyllostomus discolor isolate MPI-MPIP mPhyDis1 chromosome X, mPhyDis1.pri.v3, whole genome shotgun sequence contains the following coding sequences:
- the LOC114504906 gene encoding wiskott-Aldrich syndrome protein family member 1-like, which translates to MSNKQKDERHPNTFPIPTKTQEEFIQVIQISLINIATQVNNLNKCAEDIIDEIRKEVDRLSFRVMILEEHVIQLMNCFTYKDQNGGLPLRITESKTFQSTTIQTQQVYPSKQVPVKMCERHDTHGLTLPMNRLSPFVPDDTGGLEVSPDASHCFELHKEKTVHESEGEKGARPKQKQPKDHRNKPARVPQTQRMGDISVYHVPAACSVAFHSHMYQPDESSSFSSFPLCQINKLVTRAVGKALSSSHSPPVHESREVKNSPTYVSYGTGRGEELKPQPRTCLKTKVLVSPTAPASAPALPADWLAALRASKVETPSSSIHVPTQLLSPALGTAAATSLAACRPGAPDGAVPIIPLKGAFSTPASEPFPYYELTTDDLLAQAEYQGMPPPLSSSAVTSRSVQTRATVSHLSGRTSVVQSATASVTKLSKSSIPSSPRSSLSPSLSYRIPPPRYPVTLLPRSSTPQNSSLLSSISLHPQTSRSWSPSPRNSLSPSTRSSDTTQSRCPEAQSSRP; encoded by the coding sequence atgtcaaataaacagAAAGATGAGAGGCATCCAAATACATTCCCAATACCCACAAAAACTCAAGAGGAGTTCATTCAAGTAATCCAGATTTCTTTAATCAATATAGCTACACAAGTAAATAATCTGAATAAATGTGCTGAAGATATAATTGATGAAATACGCAAAGAGGTTGACAGGCTCTCTTTCAGAGTTATGATTTTAGAAGAACATGTAATCCAGTTGATGAACTGTTTTACCTACAAAGATCAAAATGGAGGATTGCCCTTGAGAATTACAGAATCAAAGACATTTCAAAGTACAACTATTCAAACACAGCAGGTATACCCCTCCAAGCAAGTACCTGTTAAAATGTGTGAAAGGCACGATACTCATGGACTGACATTACCTATGAATAGGTTGTCTCCTTTTGTCCCAGATGATACAGGAGGTTTGGAAGTGTCTCCTGATGCCTCACACTGCTTTGAACTTCATAAAGAAAAGACTGTCCATGAGAGTGAAGGAGAAAAGGGGGCAAGGCCCAAGCAAAAGCAGCCCAAAGATCATCGCAATAAACCAGCACGTGTGCCTCAGACTCAACGGATGGGAGACATTTCGGTGTACCATGTCCCAGCTGCTTGCAGTGTGGCCTTTCATTCACATATGTATCAACCAGATGAAAGTTCCTCATTTTCCAGTTTCCCACTGTGTCAAATCAATAAGCTTGTAACGAGAGCTGTAGGAAAAGCATTATCCAGTTCTCACTCTCCGCCAGTGCATGAATCCAGAGAGGTGAAAAATTCACCTACATATGTTAGCTATGGAACTGGAAGGGGAGAAGAATTGAAACCCCAACCTCGAACTTGCCTTAAAACAAAGGTGCTTGTGAGCCCTACAGCTCCAGCCTCAGCACCGGCATTGCCAGCTGACTGGTTAGCTGCATTAAGAGCTTCGAAGGTGGAAACTCCTTCCTCAAGCATACATGTCCCAACTCAACTTCTGTCACCTGCTTTGGGAACCGCAGCAGCAACATCTCTTGCTGCTTGCCGCCCAGGTGCTCCTGATGGAGCTGTTCCAATTATTCCACTTAAAGGGGCCTTCTCCACTCCAGCATCGGAACCTTTCCCATACTATGAACTGACAACGGATGATCTACTCGCACAAGCTGAATATCAGGGCATGCCTccacctctctcttcttctgcagTCACCTCACGTAGTGTTCAAACAAGGGCCACAGTTTCACATCTCAGTGGCCGTACGTCTGTTGTACAATCAGCAACAGCTTCAGTTACAAAATTATCAAAGTCTTCAATTCCTTCATCGCCAAGATCTTCACTTTCACCATCACTGAGCTATCGTATTCCACCACCAAGATATCCAGTTACACTATTGCCAAGATCATCAACTCCACAAAATTCAAGTCTACTCTCATCAATCTCTTTACATCCACAAACATCAAGATCTTGGAGTCCATCACCAAGAAATTCACTTTCCCCCTCCACAAGAAGTTCAGACACCACACAGTCAAGATGTCCAGAGGCACAGTCATCAAGACCTTGA